In Escherichia ruysiae, a genomic segment contains:
- a CDS encoding lipocalin family protein: MKLWPVLTGIALSFTLIACKAPTPPKGVQPITNFDANRYLGKWYEIARLENRFERGLEQVSATYGKRNDGGIRVLNRGYDPTKNKWSESEGKAYFTGDTKTAALKVSFFGPFYGGYNVIKLDDEYKYALVSGPNREYLWILARTSTIPDKVKADYVRTAQKLGFNVNELLWVKQ; encoded by the coding sequence ATGAAGTTATGGCCTGTGTTGACTGGCATTGCGCTCTCTTTCACTCTTATAGCATGTAAGGCCCCGACACCACCTAAAGGTGTGCAGCCGATTACAAATTTTGACGCCAACCGCTACCTCGGAAAATGGTATGAAATAGCTCGCCTCGAGAACCGGTTCGAACGTGGTCTGGAACAGGTCAGCGCTACTTATGGAAAACGGAACGACGGAGGGATTCGTGTACTTAACCGTGGATACGATCCAACGAAAAATAAATGGAGCGAGAGCGAAGGTAAAGCATACTTTACTGGAGATACTAAAACTGCAGCGTTGAAGGTTTCGTTTTTTGGCCCCTTCTATGGTGGCTATAATGTAATCAAACTGGATGATGAGTATAAGTATGCTCTTGTCAGTGGTCCGAACAGAGAATACCTATGGATTCTGGCAAGGACCTCAACTATTCCAGATAAAGTAAAAGCAGACTATGTGCGAACCGCTCAAAAGTTGGGATTCAATGTCAATGAATTATTATGGGTTAAACAATAA
- a CDS encoding class II holin family protein: MKSMDKLTTGIAYGTSAGSAGYWFLQWLDQVSPSQWAAIGVLGSLVLGFLTYLTNLYFKIKEDKRKAARGE; the protein is encoded by the coding sequence ATGAAATCCATGGACAAGTTAACAACGGGCATTGCCTACGGCACCTCTGCAGGCAGTGCTGGCTACTGGTTTTTACAGTGGCTTGATCAGGTCAGTCCGTCACAGTGGGCGGCGATTGGAGTGCTTGGAAGCCTTGTGTTGGGTTTTCTCACTTATCTGACAAACCTTTATTTCAAGATTAAAGAAGATAAGCGTAAGGCTGCGAGAGGTGAATAA
- a CDS encoding antiterminator Q family protein has translation MRDIQMVLERWGAWAANNHEDVTWSSIAAGFKGLIPSKVKSRPQCCDDDAMIICGCMARLKKNNSDLHDLLVDYYVGGMTFMALARKHGRSDCWVGRMLQKAEGVVEGMLMVLDLRLEMDADCSK, from the coding sequence ATGCGTGATATTCAGATGGTTCTTGAGCGTTGGGGAGCGTGGGCGGCTAATAATCATGAAGATGTGACCTGGTCGTCCATTGCCGCCGGTTTTAAGGGATTAATTCCTTCAAAAGTAAAATCTCGCCCACAATGTTGTGACGATGACGCGATGATCATTTGCGGGTGCATGGCCCGTCTGAAAAAGAACAACAGCGATTTGCATGATTTATTGGTGGACTATTATGTCGGCGGCATGACTTTTATGGCGCTTGCACGTAAGCATGGGCGATCTGATTGTTGGGTTGGCAGGATGCTCCAGAAAGCTGAGGGCGTAGTGGAGGGTATGCTGATGGTGTTGGATCTCCGATTGGAGATGGATGCTGATTGTTCGAAATAA
- a CDS encoding helix-turn-helix domain-containing protein, protein MPYICSIILVLNSFDVRIGKEDILFKKGSAVLIDYNLKDFFSSNIDHVMIVDVEEKTVNDFFKSNTLSPFSVRRFYPAYLMVECEDFSLLKNLIACLNCDGRTVDFVRNQISLACLAILSSEKIVQSFLFGCLNSLGSKVKAIIHTDISAAWRLCDISSRLYLSESLLKRKLKHEGLSFSKLILEERMVMAERLLSYNLYSVGKVAEICGYENTSYFVSVFRRYFGVPPHQYSSRFFLEKDMM, encoded by the coding sequence ATGCCATACATATGTTCTATCATTTTGGTGTTGAACTCGTTTGATGTCCGAATTGGTAAAGAAGATATTTTGTTTAAAAAAGGAAGTGCTGTTCTCATTGATTACAATTTGAAAGATTTTTTTTCATCAAATATAGATCATGTAATGATCGTAGATGTTGAAGAGAAAACAGTTAATGATTTCTTTAAAAGCAACACACTCTCACCTTTTTCTGTAAGAAGGTTTTATCCGGCATACTTGATGGTGGAATGTGAAGATTTTTCATTGTTAAAGAACTTGATTGCATGCTTGAATTGTGATGGCAGAACTGTGGATTTTGTTAGAAATCAAATATCACTTGCATGTCTTGCTATCTTATCTTCAGAGAAAATAGTGCAAAGTTTTTTATTTGGATGTCTTAATAGTTTAGGAAGTAAAGTTAAGGCTATTATTCACACGGATATATCTGCAGCATGGAGACTTTGTGATATATCTTCAAGACTGTATCTGAGTGAAAGTCTGTTAAAAAGAAAATTAAAGCACGAAGGCTTATCATTTAGTAAATTAATTCTTGAAGAGCGAATGGTGATGGCGGAAAGGTTATTAAGCTACAATTTATATTCTGTTGGAAAAGTTGCTGAGATATGCGGTTATGAAAACACGTCATATTTTGTAAGTGTTTTCAGAAGATATTTTGGTGTTCCTCCCCATCAATATTCATCAAGATTTTTTTTAGAAAAAGACATGATGTAA
- a CDS encoding terminase large subunit domain-containing protein, producing MISPTLNVPQARFLSMPHKFKAYIAGFGSGKTWVGCGGICKGIWEHPGINQGYFAPTYPQIRDIFYPTVEEVAADWGLNVKINEGNKEVHFYYGRQYRGTTICRSMEKPQTIVGFKIGNALVDELDILPKEKARTAWRKIIARMRYKIDGLRNGIDVTTTPEGFKFVYEQFVKAVREKTELASLYGLVQASTFDNEKNLPADYIPSLLESYPPELIKAYLRGQFTNLTSGTVYHQFDRKLNNCEEVEQPGEPIYIGMDFNVGKMAGIVHVLRLGLPCAVTEIINAYDTPDMIRIIKERFWLYDGNDYRKVREIYIYPDASGDSRKSSNASTTDIAQLKQAGFNVVVNSSNPPVKDRVNSMNAMFCNANGERRYKVNVKRCPLYAESLEQQVWDEKGEPDKKSGNDHPNDAGGYFIVKQFPIVKPTGRVTSLRI from the coding sequence ATGATCTCTCCGACGCTTAATGTGCCTCAGGCGCGATTTCTTTCAATGCCCCATAAATTTAAAGCCTATATTGCTGGTTTTGGCTCGGGCAAAACATGGGTTGGGTGTGGCGGCATATGCAAGGGGATTTGGGAGCATCCAGGTATAAATCAGGGATATTTTGCGCCAACGTATCCCCAAATTCGCGATATTTTTTACCCTACAGTGGAAGAAGTTGCTGCTGACTGGGGATTGAACGTAAAAATTAATGAGGGAAATAAAGAGGTTCACTTTTATTACGGACGCCAGTATCGGGGAACCACTATCTGCAGATCGATGGAGAAGCCACAAACGATCGTCGGTTTCAAAATTGGTAATGCGTTGGTGGATGAACTGGACATTTTGCCGAAGGAAAAAGCCAGAACGGCGTGGCGCAAGATAATTGCACGTATGCGTTATAAGATTGATGGACTTCGCAACGGTATTGACGTTACAACCACGCCGGAAGGATTCAAATTTGTCTACGAGCAGTTTGTTAAAGCCGTGCGTGAAAAAACAGAGCTGGCCTCACTGTATGGTCTGGTGCAGGCATCTACTTTCGATAATGAAAAGAACCTGCCAGCAGATTACATTCCTTCGCTTCTTGAATCATACCCTCCAGAGCTGATTAAAGCCTATCTTCGAGGACAGTTTACTAACCTGACAAGTGGTACTGTTTACCATCAGTTTGACCGGAAACTGAATAATTGCGAAGAAGTGGAGCAGCCAGGGGAGCCGATTTATATTGGGATGGATTTTAACGTTGGAAAGATGGCGGGAATCGTCCATGTGCTGCGTTTGGGGCTTCCATGTGCGGTAACTGAAATCATCAATGCCTACGATACGCCGGATATGATCCGCATCATTAAAGAACGCTTCTGGCTGTATGATGGGAATGATTACCGGAAAGTGAGGGAAATTTATATTTATCCAGATGCTTCCGGGGATTCCAGAAAATCAAGTAACGCAAGTACGACGGATATAGCCCAGCTTAAGCAGGCTGGTTTTAACGTTGTGGTGAACAGCTCGAACCCGCCAGTAAAAGATCGCGTTAACTCAATGAATGCAATGTTCTGCAATGCCAATGGTGAGCGTCGCTATAAAGTTAATGTGAAGCGTTGCCCGTTATATGCCGAATCTCTGGAGCAACAGGTCTGGGATGAGAAGGGGGAGCCTGATAAAAAATCTGGCAATGATCACCCGAATGATGCCGGAGGTTATTTCATCGTTAAGCAATTCCCTATTGTCAAACCGACCGGAAGAGTCACATCACTTCGGATTTAA
- a CDS encoding lysis protein yields the protein MSRVTAIISALVICIIVSLSWAVNYYRDNAISYKDQRDKAKEKLSQANATITDMQQRQRDVAALDEKYTKELANAKAENDALRDDVAAGRRRLHIKAVCQSVREATTASGVDNAASPRLADTAERDYFTLRERLVMMQAQLEGAQQYITEQCLK from the coding sequence ATGAGCAGAGTAACCGCGATTATCTCCGCTCTGGTTATCTGCATCATCGTCAGCCTGTCATGGGCAGTCAATTATTACCGTGATAACGCCATCTCCTACAAAGACCAGCGCGATAAAGCGAAGGAAAAACTCAGCCAGGCGAACGCCACCATTACTGACATGCAGCAGCGCCAGCGTGATGTTGCTGCACTGGATGAAAAATACACGAAGGAGTTAGCTAATGCGAAAGCTGAAAATGATGCTCTGCGTGATGATGTTGCCGCTGGTCGTCGTCGGTTGCACATCAAAGCAGTCTGTCAGTCAGTGCGTGAAGCCACCACCGCCTCCGGCGTGGATAATGCAGCCTCCCCCCGACTGGCAGACACCGCTGAACGGGATTATTTCACCCTCCGGGAACGACTGGTAATGATGCAGGCCCAACTTGAAGGTGCTCAGCAATACATAACCGAGCAGTGTTTAAAGTAA
- a CDS encoding YbgA family protein, with protein sequence MIKKPVIGISGCLAGSAVRFDGGHKRADFLMDKLVEWVTFRPVCPEMAIGLPVPRPALRLVRSTQGNIRMCFSHDQNEDVTERMTEFSRSYMDKLKDVSGFVVCAKSPSCGMERVRVYDENGNRGRKDGVGLFTSTLMEKFSWLPVEEDGRLHDPVLRENFVERVFALHELNHLYKEKLSRRELLAFHSRYKLQLLAHSQTGYKDMGPFVAAIHEWADLESYFEVYRDKLMAILRKPASRKNHTNVLMHIQGYFSNYLSTRQRKELSEVILNYRSGTLPLLAPLTLLKHYLGEYPNDYLLTQNYFDPYPDELALRLMVN encoded by the coding sequence ATGATAAAAAAACCTGTGATTGGAATCAGCGGTTGTTTGGCCGGTTCTGCTGTTCGTTTTGATGGTGGTCACAAAAGAGCTGACTTTTTAATGGACAAATTAGTGGAATGGGTAACATTCAGACCAGTATGTCCGGAAATGGCTATAGGGCTGCCAGTTCCGCGTCCTGCTCTACGTCTTGTGCGCTCGACGCAAGGAAATATACGGATGTGTTTCAGCCACGACCAGAATGAGGATGTGACAGAGAGAATGACAGAGTTTAGTCGTTCTTATATGGACAAATTAAAGGATGTATCGGGGTTTGTGGTTTGTGCTAAATCTCCCAGCTGTGGCATGGAGCGCGTGCGTGTCTATGATGAAAATGGTAATCGAGGTCGTAAAGATGGAGTGGGACTATTTACGAGCACTTTGATGGAAAAGTTTTCCTGGCTACCGGTTGAAGAGGATGGGCGATTACATGATCCAGTGCTTCGTGAGAATTTTGTTGAAAGAGTTTTTGCTTTGCATGAGCTCAATCACCTTTACAAGGAGAAATTATCAAGAAGAGAGTTATTGGCTTTTCATAGTCGTTATAAGCTTCAGTTGTTGGCGCATAGTCAGACAGGCTATAAAGATATGGGACCATTTGTGGCTGCAATACACGAGTGGGCGGATCTTGAATCATACTTTGAGGTGTATCGTGATAAGCTGATGGCGATTCTCAGAAAACCTGCATCACGTAAAAATCACACGAATGTGCTGATGCATATACAGGGGTATTTTAGTAACTACTTAAGTACACGCCAGCGTAAAGAGTTGAGCGAGGTTATACTTAACTATCGTTCTGGCACATTACCTCTTCTTGCGCCGTTGACTCTGCTGAAGCATTATCTGGGTGAGTATCCTAATGATTACTTGCTTACACAGAATTACTTCGATCCCTATCCGGACGAACTGGCTCTAAGACTGATGGTAAATTAA
- a CDS encoding YlcG family protein — protein sequence MMFEFYMAELLRHRWGRLRLYRFPGSVLTDYRILKNYAKTLTGAGV from the coding sequence ATGATGTTTGAGTTTTATATGGCAGAACTTCTTCGCCACCGCTGGGGGCGTCTGCGCTTATATCGTTTCCCCGGTTCTGTTTTGACCGATTACCGAATACTGAAGAATTACGCCAAAACCCTGACAGGAGCAGGAGTATGA
- a CDS encoding ParB/Srx family N-terminal domain-containing protein, whose product MSEKLKIVYRPLQELSPYAHNARTHSTEQVAQLVESIKQFGWTNPVLIDEKGEIIAGHGRVMAAEMLKMDSVPVIVLSGLTDEQKKAYRLADNRLPMNAGWDEDLLRMELSDLINADFDVSLTGFIPTEIDELLTDVLPGTGNEEEPYTTKIDTPVYEPSGGKPDISELYDDTKTQELISRIRSASLEPDIEKFLLCAAERHTVFNFSRIADYYAHAPAEIQCFFEESALVIIDYQQAIENGFVRMTQRMVEIMHGGEEEEYA is encoded by the coding sequence ATGAGCGAGAAATTAAAGATAGTCTATCGCCCATTACAAGAATTGTCACCGTATGCGCACAACGCCAGGACGCACAGTACTGAGCAGGTGGCACAACTGGTAGAAAGTATTAAGCAATTCGGCTGGACTAATCCGGTGCTGATTGACGAAAAGGGCGAAATTATTGCGGGTCACGGTCGTGTTATGGCGGCTGAAATGCTCAAAATGGATTCTGTTCCGGTCATTGTTCTGTCTGGCCTGACGGATGAGCAGAAAAAGGCGTACCGCCTGGCAGATAATCGCCTGCCGATGAATGCTGGCTGGGATGAAGATCTGTTGCGGATGGAGCTGTCGGACCTAATCAATGCTGATTTTGATGTCTCCCTGACAGGCTTCATCCCGACAGAAATTGATGAACTGTTGACGGATGTTTTGCCCGGTACAGGAAATGAGGAGGAGCCGTATACGACGAAAATTGATACGCCTGTTTATGAGCCGTCGGGCGGTAAACCGGATATCAGTGAACTGTACGACGATACGAAAACTCAGGAGCTGATCAGCCGGATACGTTCGGCGTCCCTTGAGCCTGATATTGAGAAATTCCTCCTGTGTGCGGCAGAACGTCACACGGTGTTTAATTTCAGCAGAATTGCGGACTATTACGCTCATGCCCCCGCTGAAATTCAGTGTTTTTTCGAGGAGTCGGCGCTGGTGATCATTGATTATCAGCAGGCTATTGAAAATGGATTTGTCCGGATGACGCAGCGCATGGTGGAGATCATGCATGGTGGTGAGGAGGAGGAATATGCGTGA
- the trkG gene encoding Trk system potassium transporter TrkG: MNTSHVRVVTHMCGFLVWLYSLSMLPPMVVALFYKEKSLFVFFITFVIFFCIGGGAWYTTKKSGIQLRTRDGFIIIVMFWILFSVISAFPLWIDSELNLTFIDALFEGVSGITTTGATVIDDVSSLPRAYLYYRSQLNFIGGLGVIVLAVAVLPLLGIGGAKLYQSEMPGPFKDDKLTPRLADTSRTLWITYSLLGIACIVCYRLAGMPLFDAICHGISTVSLGGFSTHSESIGYFNNYLVELVAGSFSLLSAFNFTLWYIVISRKTIKPLIRDIELRFFLLIALGVIIVTSFQVWHIGMYDLHGSFIHSFFLASSMLTDNGLATQDYASWPTHTIVFLLLSSFFGGCIGSTCGGIKSLRFLILFKQSKHEINQLSHPRALLSVNVGGKIVTDRVMRSVWSFFFLYTLFTVFFILVLNGMGYDFLTSFATVAACINNMGLGFGATASSFGVLNDIAKCLMCIAMILGRLEIYPVIILFSGFFWRS, encoded by the coding sequence ATGAATACATCTCATGTAAGAGTTGTTACTCATATGTGTGGGTTCCTGGTTTGGCTCTATAGTCTTTCAATGTTGCCACCAATGGTTGTAGCATTGTTTTATAAAGAAAAAAGCCTGTTCGTTTTCTTTATAACTTTCGTTATATTTTTTTGCATTGGTGGCGGAGCGTGGTATACAACTAAGAAATCTGGCATTCAATTACGTACCCGTGATGGGTTTATTATAATTGTAATGTTTTGGATTTTGTTTTCTGTTATTAGTGCATTCCCTTTATGGATTGACTCAGAACTTAATTTAACGTTCATTGATGCTCTGTTTGAAGGGGTTTCTGGAATAACAACAACAGGAGCAACTGTAATTGATGATGTTAGTTCATTACCTCGGGCATATTTGTACTATCGGTCACAGTTAAATTTTATAGGTGGTTTAGGAGTTATTGTTCTGGCGGTTGCTGTATTGCCATTATTGGGTATTGGTGGTGCAAAGCTTTATCAGTCAGAAATGCCGGGGCCATTTAAGGATGACAAACTCACTCCCCGCCTGGCCGATACGTCACGGACACTGTGGATAACTTATTCTTTATTAGGTATTGCTTGTATTGTCTGTTATAGACTTGCAGGAATGCCTTTGTTTGATGCTATTTGTCACGGGATTTCCACAGTTTCGCTTGGTGGTTTCTCAACTCATAGCGAGAGTATCGGATATTTTAATAACTATTTGGTTGAGCTGGTGGCTGGTTCTTTTTCCCTGCTATCGGCTTTCAACTTCACTCTTTGGTATATTGTTATTAGCAGGAAAACGATAAAACCTTTAATCAGAGATATTGAACTTCGTTTCTTTCTGTTAATAGCCTTAGGGGTGATCATTGTTACCTCTTTCCAGGTCTGGCATATAGGTATGTATGACTTGCATGGAAGTTTTATTCATTCGTTTTTTCTTGCCAGCTCCATGCTCACTGATAATGGTTTAGCTACGCAGGATTATGCAAGTTGGCCCACGCACACGATAGTGTTTTTGCTGTTGTCAAGTTTCTTTGGGGGATGTATAGGTTCAACTTGTGGTGGAATTAAGTCACTTCGATTTCTTATACTTTTCAAACAAAGCAAACACGAGATAAATCAGCTTTCTCATCCCAGAGCGTTGTTGAGTGTAAATGTAGGAGGGAAGATAGTTACAGATCGTGTAATGAGGTCTGTATGGAGTTTCTTTTTTCTTTATACTCTCTTCACGGTGTTTTTTATACTGGTGTTAAATGGTATGGGATATGATTTTCTTACATCATTTGCAACAGTGGCTGCATGTATTAATAATATGGGATTAGGTTTTGGGGCTACTGCATCGTCATTCGGAGTGCTTAATGACATTGCAAAATGTTTAATGTGCATAGCTATGATTCTTGGTCGCCTTGAAATTTATCCTGTTATTATATTGTTTTCAGGTTTTTTTTGGCGCTCCTAA
- a CDS encoding terminase small subunit encodes MSRPDWGALQQEYIAEYTRSGISPVAWCEARGLNYATARRYIKKTPKNAQTEMCKTAQKSAQKKSAQTAQKRNEKSQEKKPVFDAGLNEGDAEEFSFCPDEFGISDQQAKFAMLVAQGKKPTEAYRLAGYEGQGATANSNASRMLRNARVFRAISYFRNQYQKRYTADLDLLVSQLMAIVLADPNQLAQFRRVNCRYCWGENHLYQWRDIAEFDKAAAQASRDGKPEPEYGGLGFVDNAIPNPDCPKCCGEGTGQLYMADTTLLDGDARQLYAGAKFGKFGVEILLEDKAAARRELLRLFSAGGALCADKRLQELEIERRRMENQKLRKEIETVEDNEHPQPVAININVVDARVRSDEDDLSDA; translated from the coding sequence ATGAGCAGACCGGACTGGGGGGCGTTGCAGCAGGAGTATATTGCTGAATACACCCGCTCCGGTATATCTCCGGTGGCATGGTGTGAAGCAAGGGGACTGAATTACGCAACAGCCCGTCGTTACATCAAAAAAACTCCGAAAAATGCGCAGACAGAAATGTGCAAAACTGCGCAAAAAAGTGCGCAGAAAAAATCTGCGCAGACTGCACAAAAGCGGAACGAAAAATCTCAGGAAAAAAAGCCAGTATTCGATGCGGGCCTGAATGAGGGCGACGCGGAGGAATTTTCGTTCTGTCCCGATGAATTCGGCATTTCTGACCAGCAGGCTAAGTTTGCGATGCTTGTTGCTCAGGGTAAAAAGCCGACAGAGGCGTACCGACTAGCCGGTTATGAGGGGCAAGGTGCGACAGCTAACAGCAACGCCAGTCGTATGCTTAGAAATGCCAGGGTTTTTCGCGCTATCAGCTACTTCCGCAATCAGTACCAGAAACGCTATACCGCAGACCTGGATTTACTAGTGAGTCAGTTGATGGCTATTGTCCTGGCCGACCCCAATCAGCTTGCACAATTTCGCCGTGTTAACTGCCGTTATTGCTGGGGCGAGAATCATCTCTACCAGTGGCGCGATATAGCAGAATTCGACAAGGCAGCGGCGCAGGCTTCCAGAGATGGCAAACCCGAACCGGAATATGGAGGCCTCGGCTTTGTTGATAACGCCATACCCAATCCGGACTGCCCGAAGTGCTGCGGTGAGGGAACGGGACAGCTTTATATGGCTGATACCACTCTGCTTGATGGGGATGCGCGGCAATTATATGCAGGGGCAAAATTCGGAAAATTCGGCGTTGAGATCCTGCTGGAGGATAAGGCTGCCGCCCGGCGTGAATTGTTGCGTTTGTTTTCTGCTGGCGGGGCTTTATGTGCAGATAAGCGGCTACAGGAACTGGAAATTGAACGGCGCAGAATGGAAAACCAGAAGCTGCGCAAAGAGATCGAAACGGTGGAAGATAATGAACATCCCCAGCCTGTGGCGATCAATATTAATGTGGTTGATGCCAGAGTAAGGAGTGATGAAGATGATCTCTCCGACGCTTAA
- the rrrD gene encoding lysozyme RrrD, translating into MSPSLRKAVAAAIGGGAVAIASVLITGPSGDDGLEGVSYIPYKDIVGVWTVCYGHTGKDIMLGKTYTEAECKTLLNKDLATVARQINPYIKVDIPETTRGALYSFVYNVGAGNFRTSTLLRKINQGDIKGVCDQLRRWTYAGGKQWKGLMTRREIEREICLWGQK; encoded by the coding sequence ATGTCGCCATCATTACGCAAGGCTGTAGCAGCTGCTATTGGTGGTGGGGCTGTTGCCATAGCGTCTGTGCTCATCACTGGTCCGAGTGGTGACGATGGTCTGGAAGGTGTCAGCTACATACCATATAAAGATATCGTTGGCGTATGGACTGTATGTTACGGGCACACCGGAAAAGACATTATGCTCGGTAAAACGTATACCGAAGCAGAATGCAAAACCCTCCTGAATAAAGACCTTGCCACGGTCGCCAGACAAATTAACCCGTACATCAAAGTCGATATACCGGAAACAACGCGCGGTGCTCTTTACTCGTTCGTTTACAACGTGGGTGCTGGAAATTTCAGAACATCGACGCTTCTTCGCAAAATAAACCAGGGCGATATCAAAGGCGTATGTGATCAGCTACGTCGCTGGACATACGCTGGCGGTAAGCAATGGAAAGGCCTGATGACTCGCCGTGAGATTGAGCGTGAAATCTGTTTGTGGGGGCAGAAATGA
- a CDS encoding GREB1-related protein, whose translation MRDDFCAFILTHGRPDKVLTYRTLRRAGYTGKIFIVVDDEDKTRHQYMAEFGEQVLVFSKADIASRFDEADNFCDRRSIFYARNACFDQAKLVGCKYFIQLDDDYHEFQFRVDRNYDQAYFPIRKLDAILSEMLAYYESIPALSIAMSQGGDFLGDNGGHASWVKRKAMNSFICSVDRPFSFMGRINEDVNTYTNLGRCGELFMTIGAVQLGQKQTQKNSGGMTELYLDSGTYVKSFYSVMYAPSCVKISLMGASHKRIHHQVTWNNAAVKILHEKYRKKTPCISMGVTNDSVFESRVSGSVPDDCTTNR comes from the coding sequence ATGCGTGATGATTTTTGCGCCTTTATTCTGACTCACGGGCGACCGGACAAAGTTCTGACTTACCGGACGTTGCGTCGTGCTGGCTATACCGGGAAAATTTTTATCGTTGTTGATGATGAAGATAAGACACGGCATCAGTACATGGCTGAATTTGGTGAACAGGTGCTGGTGTTTTCCAAAGCCGATATCGCCAGTCGTTTTGACGAAGCCGATAATTTCTGTGACCGCCGCTCAATTTTTTACGCCCGTAATGCCTGTTTCGACCAGGCAAAACTGGTCGGGTGTAAATACTTCATTCAGCTCGATGATGATTATCACGAGTTCCAGTTTCGGGTGGATCGCAACTATGACCAGGCCTATTTTCCGATAAGGAAACTGGATGCGATCCTTTCTGAAATGCTGGCGTACTACGAATCAATACCTGCTCTTTCCATCGCTATGTCGCAGGGCGGGGATTTTCTTGGTGACAATGGCGGCCATGCTTCGTGGGTGAAACGCAAGGCAATGAACAGCTTTATCTGTTCGGTTGATCGACCGTTCTCATTCATGGGGCGCATTAACGAGGATGTGAATACGTACACGAATCTCGGTCGCTGTGGTGAATTGTTTATGACGATCGGTGCTGTCCAGTTAGGGCAGAAACAGACGCAGAAAAACAGCGGCGGAATGACCGAGCTGTATCTGGATTCCGGAACCTACGTTAAAAGTTTTTACTCCGTCATGTATGCGCCGTCGTGCGTAAAAATCTCACTGATGGGTGCCAGCCATAAACGCATTCACCATCAGGTCACCTGGAACAACGCTGCAGTAAAAATCCTTCACGAAAAATACAGGAAGAAGACACCCTGCATATCAATGGGGGTGACAAATGATTCCGTATTCGAAAGTCGAGTCTCTGGCAGCGTGCCGGATGACTGCACAACAAATCGCTGA